From the Deinococcus sonorensis KR-87 genome, the window GGACCTACGCGACGGTGCTGGGGCTGTTCGGCTACCTCGTGCTGGTGGGTCAGCTGGGCATGGGCGTGTACGTGGTGCGCCGCCAGGAAGATACCAGCGAGCGTGAGCTGAACATCATCTTCACGCTGCTGCTGGTGATCGGGCTGGTGCTGGGGGGCGGGGCGGCGCTGCTCTCGCCGCTGATCGCGACCTGGATTCACAACCCGGCGGTGGCCCCGGTGGGCGTGGTGATGTTCGTCGGTCTGCCGATGCAGATCGTGCTGGGTCTGTCCACCGCCCTGCAGGATCGGCAGATGAACTACCAGCGGGTAGCGTTCATCGATCTGGTCGGGCAGGCGCTGTACGTGGTGGTGGCGGTGCCGCTGGCGTTCCTGCACTTCGGTGTCTGGTCGGTGGTGGCCGGCTGGTGGGTCCAGCTGCTGTGGTCCGCCGTGATGTACCTGCGGGCGGGCCAGTGGCGCCCCCGGGTGATCTGGGACCGCGCCGAGATGGAGCGGCTGGTGCGCTACGGCGTGGCGTACTCGTCGTCCCTGTGGGTCTGGCAGCTGCGGTCGCTGGTGAACCCGGTGGTGGTGGCGCGGCTGCTGGGGCCGGACGCCGTGGCGGTCGTGAGCCTGACCATGCGAATTGTGGACATTCTGGCCTTTGCCAAGGGGGTGGCGTGGCGGGTGGCGGTGGCGGCGCTGGGCCGCCTGCAGAACAATGCCGGTCAGATGGTCACGGCCATCGAGCGGGGCATGCAGATGCAGGTGCTGGCGGTGGGCATTCCGATGGTGGGTTTCACCTGCGTGGCGCCCTTCGTGATCGAGCGACTGTTCGGCCCCCACTGGGCGGCCGTGACGACGCTGTTTCCCTTCGTGGCGATGGGGGTGCTGGCCAATTCCCTGTTCAACCTGCATTCGTCGGCCCTGTACGTCCTCAAGCACAACTGGCAGGTGACGATCTTTCACGTGGTGCACGTGGTGCTGTTTGCCGGGTCGGCGCTGATTCTGGTGCCGAGGCTGGGCGTGGTGG encodes:
- a CDS encoding oligosaccharide flippase family protein is translated as MSLKQQVLKGGTALVVRQGLGMLLSLISVLLITRTIGRTAFGTYATVLGLFGYLVLVGQLGMGVYVVRRQEDTSERELNIIFTLLLVIGLVLGGGAALLSPLIATWIHNPAVAPVGVVMFVGLPMQIVLGLSTALQDRQMNYQRVAFIDLVGQALYVVVAVPLAFLHFGVWSVVAGWWVQLLWSAVMYLRAGQWRPRVIWDRAEMERLVRYGVAYSSSLWVWQLRSLVNPVVVARLLGPDAVAVVSLTMRIVDILAFAKGVAWRVAVAALGRLQNNAGQMVTAIERGMQMQVLAVGIPMVGFTCVAPFVIERLFGPHWAAVTTLFPFVAMGVLANSLFNLHSSALYVLKHNWQVTIFHVVHVVLFAGSALILVPRLGVVGYGWAEVAALPSYAVVHLILVRYLPGVRLVLPLIWTTGLALALFFPLVGWPAFIPALVAAVLPYSWRGLMNLLRSMREGRYGTAAG